In the genome of Desulfovibrio desulfuricans, one region contains:
- the hmcF gene encoding sulfate respiration complex iron-sulfur protein HmcF, which produces MSELLCTPTPITTKEGILELLKDKGGAQYYSQMKEMKVDQEALARDLEQTCKSRTRTWLSVCAHCAMCADSCFFYRTNNNDPTQIPSYKIQVTLGELLRRKGKVDAEFMIKCMDAAWGKCTCCNRCAVYCPHGIDTGVMFSYLRGILFKHGFIPWEMKIGSGMHRVYGAQMDVTEEDWIETCEWMVEEHQEEWPELEIPVEKENADVMYVLNAREVKHYPDDIAQAAILFHVTDTNWTVPREGWENTSLTMFAGDWEGCSQNVKRIYAAIDRIKPKVVVGTECGHAHRATVVEGPYWAGRESGDPPVRFMHYVEWVAEMLRTGKLKIDPAKKLKMPCTLQDSCNYVRNHGLGMATREIMGYIAEDFREMDPKGDHNFCCGGGGGLNGIGIYRKERNIGLKNKLDQIHATGAEMVITPCHNCWDAIRDMMEVYEEHNIKWSFLKPLLVDMLIIPDHIPHNEV; this is translated from the coding sequence ATGTCCGAATTGCTGTGCACCCCAACCCCGATAACCACCAAAGAAGGCATCCTTGAACTGCTCAAAGACAAGGGTGGGGCGCAATACTACAGCCAGATGAAGGAAATGAAGGTCGACCAGGAGGCCCTGGCCCGCGACCTTGAGCAAACCTGCAAATCGCGCACCCGCACATGGCTCAGCGTATGCGCGCACTGCGCCATGTGCGCGGACAGCTGTTTCTTTTACCGCACCAACAACAACGACCCCACGCAGATCCCCTCATACAAGATCCAGGTAACGCTTGGCGAGCTGCTGCGCCGCAAGGGCAAGGTTGATGCCGAATTTATGATCAAGTGCATGGACGCAGCCTGGGGCAAGTGCACCTGTTGCAACCGCTGCGCCGTTTACTGCCCGCACGGCATTGATACAGGCGTCATGTTCAGCTATCTGCGCGGCATTTTGTTCAAGCACGGCTTTATCCCGTGGGAGATGAAGATCGGCTCGGGCATGCACCGCGTGTACGGCGCGCAGATGGATGTGACCGAAGAAGACTGGATCGAAACCTGCGAATGGATGGTCGAAGAACATCAGGAGGAATGGCCTGAACTGGAAATTCCTGTTGAAAAAGAAAATGCAGACGTCATGTATGTGCTCAACGCCCGCGAGGTAAAGCACTACCCTGACGACATCGCCCAGGCCGCCATTCTGTTTCACGTTACGGACACCAACTGGACCGTGCCGCGCGAGGGGTGGGAAAACACGTCCCTCACCATGTTTGCGGGCGACTGGGAAGGCTGTTCGCAAAACGTCAAGCGCATCTACGCCGCCATTGACCGCATCAAGCCCAAGGTCGTGGTGGGTACCGAGTGCGGCCACGCCCACCGCGCGACAGTGGTTGAGGGCCCTTACTGGGCCGGACGCGAAAGCGGAGACCCGCCGGTGCGTTTTATGCACTACGTGGAATGGGTCGCGGAAATGCTGCGCACGGGCAAGCTCAAGATTGACCCTGCCAAAAAGCTCAAGATGCCCTGCACACTTCAGGATTCGTGCAACTACGTGCGCAACCACGGGCTCGGCATGGCCACCCGCGAAATCATGGGCTACATAGCCGAAGACTTCCGCGAGATGGACCCCAAGGGCGACCACAACTTCTGCTGCGGCGGAGGCGGCGGTTTGAACGGCATCGGCATCTACCGCAAAGAACGCAACATTGGCCTCAAAAACAAACTGGATCAGATACACGCCACCGGTGCGGAAATGGTCATCACGCCCTGCCACAACTGTTGGGACGCCATCCGCGACATGATGGAAGTGTACGAAGAGCACAACATCAAGTGGTCGTTCCTCAAGCCTCTGCTGGTTGATATGCTGATCATCCCCGACCACATACCCCACAACGAGGTGTAG
- a CDS encoding RrF2 family transcriptional regulator, with protein MRISTMACHALHLLLCLSEQSEDIPASASELSVCTGISEKFVQKIMRLLQAEGIVKSVRGIAGGHMLARTPDEITLADIIFAVEGGISLPGVNQAAPVGKVAFDAWDKVARSMHSSLEAVTLGSVRQSSASTQRHATRRRVAQPSSPLLPETDFGGTNAKAYSLGRQRCRKPKQAVPNPSAV; from the coding sequence ATGCGTATTTCGACAATGGCCTGCCATGCTTTGCACCTGCTCTTGTGCCTTTCTGAACAAAGTGAGGACATCCCGGCCTCTGCGTCCGAGCTTTCGGTCTGCACGGGCATCTCTGAAAAATTTGTTCAAAAGATCATGCGCCTGCTTCAGGCAGAGGGCATTGTCAAAAGCGTTCGCGGTATTGCCGGCGGTCATATGCTTGCGCGTACGCCTGACGAAATTACCCTGGCGGACATTATTTTTGCAGTTGAGGGCGGTATTTCCCTGCCTGGCGTGAACCAGGCCGCGCCCGTGGGCAAAGTGGCCTTTGACGCATGGGATAAGGTCGCCCGCTCCATGCACAGTTCGCTTGAAGCCGTGACTCTTGGTTCAGTTCGACAAAGCAGCGCTTCGACGCAGCGGCATGCCACCCGCCGCAGGGTGGCGCAACCTTCTTCTCCGCTTCTGCCGGAGACCGACTTTGGAGGCACCAATGCAAAAGCATATTCTCTTGGTAGACAGCGATGCCGAAAGCCAAAGCAGGCTGTCCCAAACCCTTCAGCAGTGTAA
- a CDS encoding (Fe-S)-binding protein — translation MKDTLQLKDVSTAEGQMVSIDLKDIPELPLDVKTMPWKPFTDEQKQNTACILDDVCVLNIPMPKNKEEEEEMVNKFLTGMRKLFSKENNWTFLPMLETSMDYCAQCNSCSDACHLYEMSGKNEMYRPNFRSEIFRRIYKQYVKKEPFAKWRYGDMDLNWKTVARLGELAYRCNLCRRCAQTCPIGVDNGLLAREIRKLFSQEMGIYARELHEKGTMNQLKCGSSTGMTPEVVKENVEFIDEDYTEITGVGIHTPFDVQGADIMLLHNAGEVMAWPENIAAFSLIFQEAGLSWTLSSKALAYDGVNYGVFYDDAQTARIALQHMMAAKELGVKKIVIGECGHAHKALTVIADRVIPFEYQVPRESCYVTLHDIVMSGRLKLDPSRNNFPVTLHDPCNIVRLMGIVEPQREIVRKIAPMFREMPCHGVDNYCCGGGSGFAIMTRNNIEQWRGNISGRKKMWQIGEAFKDCLGPETRKYICAPCSNCKGQIRELLEHNDLYTKNNFAYGGLVELIVNAMVNVNPGFIKFEGEEE, via the coding sequence ATGAAAGATACCCTGCAATTGAAAGATGTTTCCACTGCCGAAGGGCAGATGGTCAGCATTGACCTTAAGGATATTCCTGAGCTTCCCCTGGACGTGAAAACCATGCCCTGGAAGCCCTTTACCGACGAGCAGAAGCAGAACACCGCCTGCATTCTTGACGACGTGTGCGTGCTGAACATCCCCATGCCCAAGAACAAGGAAGAAGAAGAGGAAATGGTCAACAAGTTCCTCACCGGCATGCGTAAACTGTTCAGCAAGGAGAACAACTGGACCTTCCTGCCCATGCTCGAAACCAGCATGGACTACTGCGCCCAGTGCAACTCCTGCTCCGATGCCTGCCATCTGTACGAGATGTCCGGCAAAAACGAAATGTACCGGCCCAACTTCCGGTCCGAGATCTTTCGCCGCATCTACAAGCAGTATGTGAAAAAGGAACCCTTTGCCAAATGGCGCTACGGCGACATGGACCTTAACTGGAAGACCGTGGCTCGCCTTGGCGAACTGGCCTACCGCTGCAACCTTTGCCGCCGCTGCGCCCAGACCTGCCCCATCGGCGTTGACAACGGCCTGCTGGCCCGCGAAATCCGCAAGCTTTTCAGCCAGGAGATGGGCATCTACGCTCGCGAACTGCACGAAAAAGGCACCATGAACCAGCTGAAGTGCGGGTCTTCTACCGGCATGACGCCTGAAGTGGTGAAAGAAAACGTGGAGTTCATCGACGAGGACTACACCGAAATCACCGGCGTGGGCATCCACACGCCCTTCGATGTGCAGGGCGCCGACATCATGCTGCTGCACAACGCTGGCGAAGTGATGGCCTGGCCTGAAAACATCGCCGCCTTCTCCCTGATCTTCCAGGAAGCAGGCCTCTCCTGGACGCTCTCGAGCAAGGCGCTGGCGTACGACGGCGTGAACTACGGCGTGTTTTACGACGACGCCCAGACCGCCCGCATCGCCCTGCAGCACATGATGGCCGCCAAAGAACTTGGCGTGAAAAAGATTGTCATCGGTGAATGCGGCCACGCCCACAAGGCCCTGACCGTCATCGCCGACCGCGTCATCCCCTTTGAATACCAGGTGCCGCGCGAAAGCTGCTACGTGACCCTGCACGACATCGTCATGTCCGGCCGCCTCAAGCTCGACCCCTCGCGCAACAACTTCCCCGTGACCCTGCACGACCCCTGCAACATCGTGCGCCTCATGGGCATTGTTGAACCCCAGCGCGAAATCGTGCGCAAAATTGCGCCCATGTTCCGCGAAATGCCCTGCCACGGCGTGGACAACTACTGCTGCGGCGGCGGATCAGGCTTTGCCATCATGACGCGCAACAACATTGAACAATGGCGCGGCAACATCTCTGGCCGCAAAAAGATGTGGCAGATCGGCGAAGCCTTCAAGGACTGCCTTGGACCGGAAACCCGCAAGTACATCTGCGCTCCCTGCTCCAACTGCAAAGGCCAGATCCGCGAACTGCTGGAACACAACGACCTGTACACCAAGAACAACTTCGCATACGGCGGCCTGGTGGAACTGATCGTCAACGCCATGGTCAACGTGAACCCCGGGTTCATCAAGTTTGAAGGCGAAGAAGAATAG
- a CDS encoding respiratory nitrate reductase subunit gamma: protein MSTLFYILGYLAVAGFFCMAYLKIKTYLAASPLHVRWELYPVPHEGSKTVYGGSFMEEKDWWTKPRHVEHMGDVKALLIEVLFLHATFEHNLKLWVRTYPFHVGMYMLMGGTIVVLCSAVAQLLGLDPQGGLMIFVGNIISACALAGTLCIIVGGVSLVLRRRADEGLRRYSTPEHYFNLLVFVLFGVLGLAAWASAPSYFELARTFMYNLITFHFAPQTNVLFSLHLLVGFFLLIWIPMTHMGHVFMKYFTYHDIRWGDEPTNFSPKNQQKIMDAMKYNVAWSAEHIAGDGQPKTWVDVATTNPAAPKKED, encoded by the coding sequence ATGAGCACACTTTTTTACATTCTTGGCTATTTGGCGGTAGCCGGCTTTTTCTGCATGGCCTACCTCAAAATCAAAACCTACCTTGCAGCCAGCCCTCTGCACGTTCGGTGGGAACTGTACCCCGTGCCCCACGAAGGCTCCAAGACGGTGTACGGCGGCAGCTTTATGGAAGAAAAAGACTGGTGGACCAAGCCCCGGCATGTTGAGCACATGGGCGATGTAAAGGCTCTGCTGATCGAAGTGCTTTTCCTGCACGCCACTTTTGAGCACAACCTCAAACTGTGGGTGCGCACCTATCCTTTCCATGTGGGCATGTACATGCTCATGGGTGGAACCATCGTAGTGCTCTGCTCTGCCGTTGCGCAGCTTTTGGGCCTCGACCCGCAGGGCGGCCTGATGATTTTTGTAGGTAATATTATCAGCGCCTGTGCTCTTGCCGGCACGCTGTGCATCATCGTGGGCGGCGTCAGCCTGGTGCTGCGCCGTCGGGCCGATGAAGGCCTGCGCCGCTACAGCACCCCCGAGCACTACTTCAACCTGCTTGTTTTTGTTCTCTTCGGCGTGCTGGGTCTGGCTGCCTGGGCTTCCGCCCCCTCTTACTTTGAGCTGGCCCGCACCTTTATGTACAATCTGATCACGTTCCACTTTGCTCCCCAGACCAACGTGCTGTTCAGCCTGCACCTGCTGGTGGGCTTTTTCCTGCTGATCTGGATTCCCATGACTCACATGGGCCACGTCTTCATGAAGTACTTCACCTACCATGACATCCGCTGGGGCGACGAGCCCACCAACTTCAGCCCCAAGAACCAGCAGAAGATCATGGACGCCATGAAGTACAACGTGGCGTGGTCTGCCGAGCATATCGCTGGCGACGGCCAGCCCAAGACCTGGGTTGACGTGGCCACCACCAATCCCGCAGCCCCCAAGAAGGAAGACTAG
- a CDS encoding RrF2 family transcriptional regulator has protein sequence MKLSAKTRYAARILLFLAQNGMEKPVSSSHLAAQTGISSQFSEQILRQLRLAGITGSIRGAKGGHVLLRKPEELTFGCIVNLMEGGIELTNCMEKPGECARFDGCEVRKAWENLQSTLDGVFDSITLRDLMHDHRILM, from the coding sequence ATGAAGCTCTCGGCCAAAACACGCTATGCTGCCAGAATCCTTCTATTTCTGGCCCAAAACGGCATGGAAAAACCAGTCTCTTCCAGCCATCTGGCAGCGCAAACGGGCATCAGCTCGCAATTTAGCGAGCAGATATTACGCCAGCTGCGATTGGCGGGCATAACGGGCAGCATACGAGGGGCCAAGGGCGGTCATGTACTCTTGCGCAAGCCTGAGGAACTCACATTTGGATGTATTGTCAATCTCATGGAAGGCGGGATAGAACTTACCAACTGTATGGAAAAACCCGGTGAATGCGCGCGCTTTGATGGCTGCGAAGTAAGAAAAGCCTGGGAAAACCTGCAGTCGACCCTTGACGGAGTATTTGATTCAATCACCCTGCGCGATCTGATGCACGACCATCGCATCCTCATGTAG
- a CDS encoding response regulator, with the protein MQKHILLVDSDAESQSRLSQTLQQCNYRVSTAKTCAESLAMVESDRPDCIVFDVELEGTSGTIMYSRLRRNAGTRSLPAVVCTSVGPRPVCFGTGIPVLSKNCSSDALLSTVSAAMA; encoded by the coding sequence ATGCAAAAGCATATTCTCTTGGTAGACAGCGATGCCGAAAGCCAAAGCAGGCTGTCCCAAACCCTTCAGCAGTGTAATTACCGGGTAAGCACAGCAAAAACCTGCGCGGAAAGCCTGGCCATGGTCGAGAGCGACCGCCCCGACTGCATCGTGTTTGATGTGGAACTAGAGGGAACCTCTGGAACCATCATGTACAGTCGGCTGCGCCGCAATGCGGGCACGAGGTCGCTCCCTGCTGTGGTATGCACCTCTGTGGGGCCCAGACCGGTCTGCTTTGGTACGGGCATACCTGTACTTTCAAAGAACTGTTCGAGCGACGCGCTGCTGTCTACCGTCAGCGCCGCCATGGCATAG
- the hmcE gene encoding sulfate respiration complex protein HmcE has product MLDFITGPLFIISLAVFVVGLLARAVMYVRGLDARLERVAYSYHTDRSIPGALVSIFKWLVPGGTSGWRAQPVAAILFFILHFGAVLIPLFLLGHTVLLETYVGISLPSLPGGAADVLAIMALSGLVLLALRRLSSPTLRQLNSGQDWLILLLTFLPFATGLMARFDGGAYQTWMIAHVLSGELFLLLAPFTKLSHIVLFFMSRAQIGMDFAIKRGGATRGGAFPW; this is encoded by the coding sequence ATGCTGGATTTCATTACCGGACCACTCTTTATTATTTCACTTGCCGTATTTGTCGTCGGCCTGCTCGCACGCGCGGTCATGTATGTGCGCGGCCTTGATGCCCGCCTTGAGCGCGTGGCTTACAGCTATCATACTGACCGATCCATCCCGGGTGCTCTCGTTTCCATCTTTAAATGGCTTGTCCCCGGCGGCACCAGCGGCTGGCGGGCCCAGCCTGTTGCCGCGATTCTTTTCTTTATTTTGCATTTTGGCGCGGTGCTGATACCGCTGTTTCTTCTTGGGCACACCGTTCTGCTTGAAACCTATGTGGGCATAAGCCTTCCGTCGCTGCCAGGCGGCGCTGCCGACGTGCTTGCCATCATGGCCCTGTCCGGCCTTGTGCTGCTTGCCTTGCGGCGTCTTTCCTCACCGACGCTCAGGCAGCTCAACAGCGGCCAGGATTGGCTCATACTGCTTTTGACCTTTCTGCCCTTTGCCACCGGCCTGATGGCCCGCTTTGACGGCGGAGCCTACCAGACGTGGATGATCGCCCATGTGCTCAGCGGCGAACTGTTTCTTCTGCTGGCCCCCTTCACCAAACTTTCGCACATTGTGCTCTTCTTTATGTCTCGTGCCCAGATCGGCATGGACTTTGCCATCAAAAGAGGCGGCGCAACACGCGGCGGCGCTTTTCCCTGGTAG
- a CDS encoding cytochrome c3 family protein: MREKLIRFRTTLPCLLLLICGLALMPGAALGNELVPVKTPSVSKPEMPKVFFPHDKHVEALEAKNGDCSTCHNMTDAGMSETLKDVTSVAAKKQVAYMHAACTDCHVKAGKGPRLVDCRVCHSERTASEFAGKTK, from the coding sequence ATGCGGGAAAAACTTATCAGATTCAGAACCACTCTCCCTTGCCTGTTACTGTTGATTTGCGGCCTGGCATTGATGCCCGGCGCTGCGCTTGGCAACGAGCTTGTCCCCGTCAAGACTCCGTCCGTGAGCAAGCCCGAAATGCCCAAGGTCTTTTTTCCCCATGACAAGCATGTGGAGGCGTTAGAGGCCAAAAACGGAGACTGTTCGACCTGCCACAACATGACTGACGCAGGCATGTCTGAAACCCTCAAAGACGTTACTTCGGTTGCCGCAAAAAAGCAGGTCGCCTACATGCACGCCGCCTGTACGGACTGCCACGTCAAGGCTGGCAAGGGGCCGCGCCTTGTGGACTGCCGGGTCTGCCACAGCGAACGCACCGCATCTGAGTTTGCCGGCAAAACGAAATAG
- a CDS encoding DMT family transporter: protein MGLCKNNTPCAPENARAAAQAEQVQNTGQYAAAQAPSRAKPWGAWISLALAMSIAGSAVVAGKVLVGSLPVFLAAGLGLGAGLVLMLPMLWLRGETGGLDRRTHATLALQALCGIALYRVCTFEGLRFTSAASAGLMSSAAPAVIGLMAWGLLRERPPLRRIGGIACVSAGLVAINLSPFWAGSASTELAGGDQWRSLLGNGLVLLAVLCEAAFSVLSKARCCPMSPLRRTSIVSLYAFVMLLPMALLDARDFDLSAMPVRAVWGIVYYGVAVSYLSYVLWFRGIAHVPASAAAAFTGLVPVSGVVLSWLVLGEGILWTHLAGLACVTAGIWLSCAAKNAPARN, encoded by the coding sequence ATGGGATTATGCAAAAACAACACGCCTTGCGCGCCGGAAAACGCGCGTGCGGCGGCGCAGGCCGAACAGGTGCAGAATACGGGGCAATATGCGGCGGCGCAGGCCCCCTCGCGTGCAAAACCCTGGGGCGCATGGATCAGCCTTGCCCTTGCCATGAGCATAGCGGGCAGCGCAGTGGTGGCGGGCAAGGTGCTTGTGGGCAGCTTGCCGGTTTTTCTGGCTGCTGGGCTGGGGCTTGGGGCAGGCCTTGTGCTGATGCTGCCGATGCTGTGGCTGCGGGGCGAAACGGGCGGGCTTGACCGCCGCACGCACGCCACGCTGGCGCTGCAGGCCCTGTGCGGCATTGCTCTGTACCGCGTGTGCACCTTTGAGGGGCTGCGCTTTACCAGCGCGGCCTCGGCTGGTCTTATGAGCAGCGCAGCCCCTGCCGTGATCGGGTTGATGGCGTGGGGGCTGCTGCGCGAGCGCCCTCCGTTGCGGCGTATTGGCGGCATCGCCTGCGTGAGCGCGGGGCTGGTGGCCATCAATCTGTCGCCCTTTTGGGCGGGATCCGCCTCGACGGAGCTGGCGGGGGGCGACCAGTGGCGCAGCTTGCTGGGCAACGGTCTTGTGTTGTTGGCGGTGCTGTGCGAGGCGGCCTTTTCGGTGCTCAGCAAGGCTCGGTGCTGCCCCATGTCGCCCCTGCGGCGCACGAGCATTGTTTCGCTGTACGCCTTTGTCATGTTGCTGCCCATGGCGTTGCTTGACGCCAGAGATTTTGACCTGAGCGCAATGCCGGTTCGTGCCGTCTGGGGCATCGTCTATTATGGAGTAGCCGTGTCGTACCTGTCGTACGTGCTGTGGTTCAGGGGCATTGCCCATGTCCCGGCCAGCGCCGCCGCTGCCTTTACAGGGCTTGTGCCGGTAAGCGGCGTGGTCTTGTCGTGGCTGGTGCTTGGCGAAGGGATACTGTGGACGCATCTGGCCGGGCTGGCCTGCGTGACGGCGGGCATCTGGCTGTCGTGCGCGGCAAAAAATGCACCGGCCCGCAACTGA